The Bosea sp. AS-1 region GCACGGCGGCGTCGGTGGGGTTGATCCGGACAGGCTCACGACCCCGAATCTTGGCGGCACGCGAATGCGAGCCCTGATCGTACTGACTGTGGAGCTTGGTCTTGGGCTGGTTCGAGATCAGATGCAGCGGGAACTGCGCCGCCTTGCCGGCTCCGAGCCACTCCCGAGGTTCGAGCCAGGCAGGATGGCCGCGACAGTCGTCATAGCCGAATGATGCGATTCTGTCGGACCAGATCTCGATCTTGCCGGACGGGGTCGGCAGAGCATTCCCAATGGGATCCTGCCGGAAGGCATCGAGCAGGGGCCGCTGCTGCTCCGGCTCCGGCTCCGAAAAGAGCAAGACCCCCTCCTCCCAGAAGGTTTCGAAATCCGGTGGGTTGAAGCCCAATGCCGAGAGACGCACCTGTGCCTTCTCGTAGAGCGACCGGAGCCAGTCTTCCTCGCCCCGCCCCTCCGTGAAGGCCGCTCCCGCGTCGAGCGCATCCGCGAGAGCGCTGAAAATATCGTAGTCGTTCCGTGCCTGCCCAAAGGGCGCGCTGACCCGATGCGAGGCCGCGAGGATGCGGTCGCGGCTTGAGCAGACGATGTCGTTGCGCTCCAGCTGGGTAGTTACCGGCAGGACGATATCGGCATGACGGGCCAGCGGATTCCACCAACTCTCATGGACAATCGTCACTTCAGGCCGCTTCCAGGCTTCGAGGAAGCGATTGAGGTTCTGCTGATGGTGAAAAGGATTGCCGCCAGCCCAGTAGACGATGCGGGTATCGGGGTAGCGTCGATCCTGCCCATTGAACTGATAGGGCTCGCCCGGCTTCAACAGCAGGTCCGAGATCCGCGCCACTGGAATGAATTCGTCGACGGGATTGGTGCCCTGCCCGAGGGACGGCCAGGACAGGTCGAGGGTCGGGACGCCGATGCCGTTGACGGAACCGTAGCCGATTCCAAAGCCCCCGCCGGGCAAGCCGATCTGGCCGAGCATCGCCGCCAGGGTGATCGCCATCCAGCAGGGCTGTTCGCCATGGTCCGCCCGCTGCACCGCCCAGGCCACCATGATCATCGTCCGCTGATGGGCCATCTTGCGGGCCAGGACCCTGATCGCCTCGGCGTCGACCCCGCAGATGGCCGCCGCCCATTCCGCCGTTTTTGGAGTGCTGTCGCTCTCGCCGGAGAGATAGCGGAGGAATCTATCGAAGCCGGTAGTGCAGCGTGTGAGGAACGCCTCGTCGTGCAGCCCTTCGCTCCACAGCGTGTGTGCCAGACCCAGCATCAGCGCGGTATCGGTGTTCGGTACGATCGGAAGCCAACCTGCGCGAAAGCCCGGGTCGACATCGTCGCGGATTGGCGTGATCGCGACGATTTCACCGCCGCTCGCCGTGAATGCCTCGAGGCTCTCCGCCAGGATGTGGCGGCCGATGCCGCCGGAACTCACCTGCGAATTCTTCAGCGGCAAGCCGCCGAACAGCACCAGCATCCGCGCGTGGCGGGCAATGACCGGCCAGGAGGTGTGATCGGTCACGAGCCCGCGGCGATCGCCGACGACATGCGGCACGATCGCATCGGCCGCGGCATAGCTGTAATTGCCGACGGAGCGTGTATAGCCGCCTATGGCGTTGAGGAATCGATGGATCTGGCTTTGCGCGTGGTGAAAGCGACCGGCGCTTGCCCAGCCATAGGAGCCACCGAAGATTGCGGTGTTGCCGTGTTCCTTGCGGACCCTGTCGAGTTCTCCGGCCGCAATGGTGATCGCCTCGGGCCAATCCACGGCGACGAAGGGCTCGGCACCGCGGCCGGCGCCGGTCGCCCGATATCCTTTTTCGAAGAAGGAGGCACGGATCATGGGGCGTTCGATCCGCGTCGGGTCATCGAGCGCGCTTATCATCGACCGCGCGATGGGGGACGGCGCCGGATCCTGCTCGAAGCCTTCGAGCTCGGCGGGACGTCCCTCGGACATCCGAACACGATAGGTTCCCCAATGCGTGGCGACGGTCGGTCGTGCGGGTGTCTTCAGCATCGTCGTCGCTCAGGCCTTGGGCATCGGCGGATGATCAGGCGGTCCTCGCCAGCTCGGCCGGTTTCGCTCCCGCGTCCCCGGACTCGTCGGACGAAACCATGCGCCAAGCGAACCCCAGGTGTTCCGAGACCAGGCGGGCCAGGAGCTGCGCATTCCGGCTGAGAAACGCTTCGGCGATGGGCTCGTGCTCGTTGACGGCCTTCGCCCAGTTCTCCGCCTGCAGGACCCCGAGATAGCGCGTGCGATAGAGGCGAAGATTGAGCTGCGCGTGCATCTCGATCAGCACGGGATTGTGGGACGCGGCGGCGATCCCGAGGTGGAAAGCCTGGTTGGCGTCGAAATAGGCGTAGCGGTCACCGACGCGATAGGCTTCCGCCATGGTGTCCAGGTGGTGCCGGATCGCCTCGTCATCCACAGAGGTCGCGTGCACGCAGGCCAGTTCGGCTGCGAACACGTCGAGGCGGACATAGACCTGAAGCAGGTGGCGGATCTCGTCATCCGAGAGCGCCACGACGACCGCGCCGCGATTCGGGATGATCTCGATCAGCCTTTGCGTCGCGAGGATCTGAAGGGCCTCGCGCAAGGGGGTTCGTGAGATCCCGAACTGGTCGGTGAGCGCCTTCTCCCGGATCCACTCGCCCGGCTTGATGTTGTCATGGATGATCTCGGACCGGATGTGATCCGAGATCTGCTGGGTCAGCGATTTGGGCGCCACGACTATCGCAGCCCGCCGGGCCCCGACCGCCG contains the following coding sequences:
- a CDS encoding molybdopterin-dependent oxidoreductase, which encodes MLKTPARPTVATHWGTYRVRMSEGRPAELEGFEQDPAPSPIARSMISALDDPTRIERPMIRASFFEKGYRATGAGRGAEPFVAVDWPEAITIAAGELDRVRKEHGNTAIFGGSYGWASAGRFHHAQSQIHRFLNAIGGYTRSVGNYSYAAADAIVPHVVGDRRGLVTDHTSWPVIARHARMLVLFGGLPLKNSQVSSGGIGRHILAESLEAFTASGGEIVAITPIRDDVDPGFRAGWLPIVPNTDTALMLGLAHTLWSEGLHDEAFLTRCTTGFDRFLRYLSGESDSTPKTAEWAAAICGVDAEAIRVLARKMAHQRTMIMVAWAVQRADHGEQPCWMAITLAAMLGQIGLPGGGFGIGYGSVNGIGVPTLDLSWPSLGQGTNPVDEFIPVARISDLLLKPGEPYQFNGQDRRYPDTRIVYWAGGNPFHHQQNLNRFLEAWKRPEVTIVHESWWNPLARHADIVLPVTTQLERNDIVCSSRDRILAASHRVSAPFGQARNDYDIFSALADALDAGAAFTEGRGEEDWLRSLYEKAQVRLSALGFNPPDFETFWEEGVLLFSEPEPEQQRPLLDAFRQDPIGNALPTPSGKIEIWSDRIASFGYDDCRGHPAWLEPREWLGAGKAAQFPLHLISNQPKTKLHSQYDQGSHSRAAKIRGREPVRINPTDAAVRRIGDGDIVRLFNDRGACLAAAVLSDAVRPGVLQLATGAWYDPTAPGTASLEKHGNPNVLTHDLGTSRLGQGPSAQSCLVEIERYTGELPPVTAFDPPSIVNRS
- a CDS encoding GntR family transcriptional regulator, giving the protein MERLNEETGMNKPAMPGGAVTAVGARRAAIVVAPKSLTQQISDHIRSEIIHDNIKPGEWIREKALTDQFGISRTPLREALQILATQRLIEIIPNRGAVVVALSDDEIRHLLQVYVRLDVFAAELACVHATSVDDEAIRHHLDTMAEAYRVGDRYAYFDANQAFHLGIAAASHNPVLIEMHAQLNLRLYRTRYLGVLQAENWAKAVNEHEPIAEAFLSRNAQLLARLVSEHLGFAWRMVSSDESGDAGAKPAELARTA